Genomic DNA from Ictidomys tridecemlineatus isolate mIctTri1 chromosome 6, mIctTri1.hap1, whole genome shotgun sequence:
CAAACTATAGCAGACTTCCATCACAGGACTCTATACACTACCCCAGCCTGGCCAACTGATCTCTTTCATCCCATTAGCCACAGTGGTTGGCTAGTAGCTGGGCACATAGCGCAGCTCATGCCAGGGTTCTTCCTTGAATTCCACTCCACAAGTAAGGAAGATGGTCTCAAATGCAAGCCTGGGGCTGCTGAGGGCCACTTTTCATGGATTCATGGAGGAATAGGAAAGTACGAGGGCTTCAGACCTAGAgacaaaaacaagcagaaataaaTCAGGGAGGAACTGACCACCAGGTACAGGGCACCTGCTTCTTGTAGATTCTCCTTCCTCCTCATGAGTCACTCTGGATCTTTCTCAGTCATGGCAGACAAGAAAAGGCCTTTTTTCATAAGTAGTTTGAATTGGATTTCTGCTCCTTGGCAACAAAAGATTTAACAAACACACCAATAAACATGGAATCAGGAGTATAGTAAAAGTTACAAGTAATCATTTGAGGGGAAGGGCTAAGGCCACAGAGCAGTCACTACAGCTGATGTTGGCCACCTGGAGGAGCTGGGCATCCTCACTCTCTTAGCTGCCAGTTCATGTGTTATGTTCATGTATCCAAGCCCCAAGTGTATGTTTCCTCAGTTCCTTCCTTTATCTCTTCCCAGGTTTCACTGCAAAAATTCATAAGCTTCTGCCATCTACCTCAATACCTGTTTTTCTTCCCCAGCCCTCACTGCTTTTATCTTATTTCCCAGACACATTAAAGAGTAGTTTACACTCCTGAAATCTCTGTGAGGTCAGGGCCCATCTCAGTGTTATTGACTATGAGTGTCCACCTTGCCCTATGCATCCGCTTTTCCTGAACTCTACTGCCAATGTGAGGCTTCTAAAATCTTAGAAGTGGAACCATATTCTGTTGAAACTGCTATGTATATGTTAAAGTTGCTCATTTTTGTtgctttattctaaaatttatttatttatcacatGGAAATTGAGAGGCAGTTATATATCTCTTCAATATAGCATTTGCTGCCTGATATTattatagatgtgtgtgtgtgtgtgtgtgtgtgtgtgtgtgtacaccagaCCGTTCAAGCCTGTGAGCACAGAGACCATGTCTTATTGCATTTGTGCACCCACCTTTTAGCACAAAGCTCTTCTGTTGAACAGATGTCTGATATCTAGCTACCATGCAAAAGTGACTCTTAACACTCcatagaaccttttttttttttagaggatcCAGGGACCAATAGCATTAGCATCCCTGGGAAAGAGGGTTGCAAATGCAAAATCTGGCCCTCACTTCTGAATTACTGATTTGTAAACCGGGTGTTTTGTATGAAAAACAAAGTTTGAGAAGTGCTGTCTTAGGGAATAGAAAACCCAGAAAGAGTCTGTGGAGGGATGTGGTGAGACAAACCACAAAACAAAAGCCTGAATGATCCAAAGCGGATTTGTAAAGGTGGAAAGTTCAGACTATTTTGGAGGAAGTGGGAGGTCTTAGACGGCTTGGAACAGATGTGTCAAATTGAGGGGGAGCCACACAACTGCAGCCCTGTGTAGCTGTGGGTGGGAAAGAGAGAAATGGCTGGATTCAGGAAGTGAGAGATGAGGACAGCTGCAACTGGGGAGGTGAAGCtgatagactggggtgcaagtaAAGCTGCGACATCTTTGGAGTCAGAAACTGACTgacaggagaaggaaagagaagggagagagagtcCAGGAAGTTGAGACTCAGTCTGCTGGATTGCAGTAGAGATGACAGTAAGCAGGAGGGGGAGGCAGATGAGTCCTGGGATTCCTCTGTAGGCAAGATTTCCAGGATCCCAGGACCTGCACACCATCTGTATTCACACATTCAGAATATTATGCCTTTTCTTTCTCACATCTTTAAACTGGGAGACCATATTTAAATTTAAGAACTATGAGAtgctgtttgttgttgttgttgttttaatctagAGGAGACCGTGGGCTCTTAAAATTAGACAGCTACTATTAGGTCCTTAATCTTAGAATTGATTGATGTGGTGAAGTGAAAACAATAAATTAACAGTGCCACTGCAGCACCTAAATGAATCTAGTTTTGGCCAGCATCCACAGGAAGCTTCTGCAAAAATGAGTTTTTGTAAATCATTTACATTTGAAAGCACAGCTCAAGGAGCACATAATAAGTGCAATTcggaaataataatgatgatccATATAGCAGCAGCATATATCCAGTTAAGCATATGTTCCCTGGGAACAATGACAATAAACAAGGTCCAGAACACAACTAAGGAAAAGGACTCCTTTACAATATGGATAACTACAATTCTAAAAAGAGCTCCCTGAGAATTTGCTGTTTTAAGGATATGCCTCCCTAACATGGAAACTCTGCACCCCTTCTGCTGATCCTGAATGCAGCATCACCCTAAGCAATTCTTTCGGCCATAACTATAGCAGTTTAAGGAGCTGAAAAGTTGGACCCCAGAGGGTAGGACTCTCCAGGGAAACCACAGGAACGAAATAGGTCACGGGGTTCTCAAGAAGCGCTCTCTCCCCTGTCCCGCAGGGGCGCAGGCCCGAGCCGCCAGCTGGGGTGGGGTGCGGGGCGCAGCAGGCGGGCAGGGTGACCGTGCATTTCTCAGCCTGCTGTCTGTGTGCGCCCTACGCCCTGGGCAGCCCTCGCCTGCCCGCGCCCCCGCGTAGCCCAGACTTGTAAGGGCGCGCGCGACCTCCCGGGGCTCCCGCGGGCGGGCGCGCACGAGGCGGGGGCCGGGGCGCGCGCGCGCGGTGAGCGTGCAGCAGGGCGGGCGTTGTAGGGAGAGCTGGGCTCCAGAGCCCAGCCCGCCGCTCACCTGCCACGGTGCAGCTCACCTGCTGTGGAGCGCGAGCCCCGCGCCCTTCTGGCCCACTCCGGAGCGGGGCCACCGCCCCTCGCCGCTGCGGGCACCAGCGCCGACATGCCACACGAGTAGCCCGCGCTCTTTGGAAGCACCAGAGGACACCCCTCGATCTGGGCGTGCCAAGGTGACCCCCTCGATGACCCCCCGCCCCTGCGGGCCGTGCGTATCCGTGCCCTGTCTGTCACTCTCGCGTCCGCCGCGCTCCCCCGCCGCGAGGGGAGCAGCGGCAATGCATGGGCatccgtctgtctgtctgtctcagcACCTCCATTGCATACACCTGCCTTTTGTGGTCCTCCCCGACTGCCCCGTGCACACGGCGGGGAGTCTGGGACCCCCTCTTTGTTCTGGTGGGGGTGTGTGTTTGAGGGTGTGCACGCGCGCGAGGGATGATTTTGGAAGGTGGGAGTTCGAGGCCATTTAAACATTCCATCGAGGATGGCGGTCCCCGACTCGCGACTTGCGGCTGCCGCGTGGTGTTTTGAGCAGCTGCCCAGATGTGAAACAGTTGTTCATTTTCAGCATGCAAGATGTGATTCTCAAATGTGCATTCCCAGCGCTTTGGCGAACAGACCGCTGCGAGTCCGTGTGTGCCCACATCGCTCACGCTCGTGTTTTGAAGTCCTACCCTGTGTTTTCCCCAATGCCAAACAGCATTTTTGTTGTGGGGTTTAATCCAGGAGACtttggcttttgttttaagtCACCAGTGTACAGTTCCCAAAGCTTGTGGCATTTGATACTGGTATCTGAGTAGGGGCtggctttctgtgtgtgtgtgtgtgtgtgtgtgtgtgtgtgtgtgtgtgttgcatgaTCGTGGATTGTCACCCTGCTATACCGAAACATTAAAAAGCCTGTCTTTTCGTTGAAGAGGACAGGGGTTAAAATGAATGAAGACCTGAAGGTCAATTTAAGCGGGCTGCCTCGGGATTATTTAGATGCCGGTGCCAACGAGAACGTCTCAGCCGCTGTCTCCTCCCAGGTTCCGGTTGTAGAGTCAGAGCCTGAGCTCGTAGTCAACCCCTGGGACATTGTCTTGTGTACCTCAGGAACTCTCATCTCCTGTGAAAATGCCATTGTGGTCCTTATCATCTTCCACAACCCTAGCCTGCGAGCACCTATGTTCTTGCTGATAGGCAGTCTGGCTCTTGCAGACCTGCTGGCTGGCATTGGACTCATCATCAATTTTGTTTTTGCCTACCTGCTTCAGTCAGAAGCCACCAAACTGGTCACCATCGGACTCATTGTCGCCTCCTTCTCCGCCTCTGTGTGCAGCTTGCTGGCTATCACTGTTGACCGCTACCTCTCGCTGTATTACGCTCTGACGTACCATTCCGAAAGGACGGTCACATTTACCTATGTCATGCTGGTCATGCTCTGGGGGACTTCCATCTGCCTGGGGCTACTGCCTGTCATGGGCTGGAATTGCCTGCGGGACGAGTCCACTTGCAGCGTGGTCAGACCTCTCACCAAGAACAACGCAGCCATTCTTTCCGTCTCTTTCCTCTTTATGTTTGCACTGATGCTTCAACTCTACATTCAGATCTGTAAGATTGTGATGAGGCACGCCCATCAGATAGCCCTGCAACACCACTTCCTGGCCACATCACACTATGTGACCACCCGGAAAGGGGTCTCCACCCTGGCTATCATCCTTGGGACATTTGCTGCTTGCTGGATGCCTTTCACCCTCTATTCCTTGATAGCAGATTACACCTATCCTTCCATCTATACCTACGCTACTCTCCTGCCTGCCACCTACAATTCCATCATCAATCCTGTTATATATGCTTTCAGAAACCAAGAGATCCAGAAAGCCCTCTGCCTCATCTGCTGCGGCTGCATCCCAACCAGCCTGTCCCAGAGGGCACGATCGCCTAGTGATGTGTAGCAGCCTTCCACCTAGAAGGACACTGCCTATGGCAAGCACTTCCACTGCCCACCCAATGGTTGATGTGCTCCCGTAAATTCTTTGCATTGGATTCTCTGTCAAGCCGCAGGAATACTTAGCATTGGTGAAGCAATGACATCATTTAAATGAGTTAAGTGACTGAGTGAAAAATGATGTTTCCAGTGTTGTCACTTTTTCAAAAAAGTTGTTGACTGCTCAGCATTACTTCTTGTTTT
This window encodes:
- the Gpr12 gene encoding G-protein coupled receptor 12, with the protein product MNEDLKVNLSGLPRDYLDAGANENVSAAVSSQVPVVESEPELVVNPWDIVLCTSGTLISCENAIVVLIIFHNPSLRAPMFLLIGSLALADLLAGIGLIINFVFAYLLQSEATKLVTIGLIVASFSASVCSLLAITVDRYLSLYYALTYHSERTVTFTYVMLVMLWGTSICLGLLPVMGWNCLRDESTCSVVRPLTKNNAAILSVSFLFMFALMLQLYIQICKIVMRHAHQIALQHHFLATSHYVTTRKGVSTLAIILGTFAACWMPFTLYSLIADYTYPSIYTYATLLPATYNSIINPVIYAFRNQEIQKALCLICCGCIPTSLSQRARSPSDV